In a single window of the Streptomyces sp. NBC_00353 genome:
- a CDS encoding lipopolysaccharide biosynthesis protein, with translation MTHPIRALEDQDEPALLRDQFRQLLRYRALLASGVVVGLLGGGWLALSGDASYTATGEVFVRSATSDPFATGASADKGINIGSERQTAVSDAVGTIAARSLAERDDRVEVGKLLSGLQVTNPPNTLVLRFSYTGRTPALAKRRAEALADAYLQIRRERTENSIDNMVAGYRAQLKPLTEQRDKLAESAGASGDDVTSARANLVVAISELSRKISELRALDTTPGYLNKKPVAPEKPTGAGLPLLLGLGGVVGLALGLLLSWVRLVFDPAVRSTRELVRSLGAPLLGTLPRERGSAGTLLAIGRSGSRLAEEYRAVAFRLAYDPSFEQRRRLLVTAPRGDNSAAAAAAVNLAAAFAEMGRDVLLVEADLRTPALARDLGSAVQGRPRWAAEGDDRTWPSDSRTNVDVPGSGAFTLIAGRRVDNVPRALTSAPVSRIVAEADRPGAVVIVLAPPVLSYADAVALIDRVEGVVVVCDPREVHRSDLERIREIIGAAGGSVLGTLLHPGQGRIERRSRKKSSRRRNGGGRQGTDGQDGRGGPDGPEHTGDPTETLGLRTFDTPAARR, from the coding sequence ATGACACATCCGATCCGCGCCCTGGAGGACCAGGACGAACCCGCGCTGCTGCGCGACCAGTTCAGACAGCTCCTGCGCTACCGGGCGCTCCTCGCCTCCGGCGTGGTCGTGGGGTTGCTCGGCGGCGGCTGGCTCGCGCTCAGCGGCGATGCGAGCTACACGGCCACCGGCGAGGTGTTCGTACGCTCCGCCACCTCGGACCCCTTCGCCACCGGCGCCTCCGCCGACAAGGGCATCAACATCGGCTCCGAACGGCAGACCGCCGTCAGCGACGCGGTCGGCACCATCGCCGCCCGCTCCCTGGCGGAACGCGACGACCGGGTGGAGGTCGGGAAGCTGCTCTCCGGACTCCAGGTCACCAACCCGCCGAACACCCTCGTCCTGCGCTTCTCCTACACCGGCCGCACCCCCGCGCTGGCCAAACGGCGGGCCGAGGCGCTCGCCGACGCCTACCTGCAGATTCGCAGGGAGCGCACCGAGAACAGCATCGACAACATGGTCGCCGGCTACCGTGCCCAGCTGAAGCCGCTCACCGAGCAGCGCGACAAGCTGGCCGAATCGGCCGGCGCCAGCGGTGACGACGTGACCAGCGCCCGGGCCAACCTGGTCGTCGCGATCTCCGAACTGAGCCGGAAAATATCGGAGTTGCGTGCGCTCGACACCACGCCCGGCTACCTCAACAAGAAGCCCGTCGCGCCGGAGAAGCCCACCGGGGCGGGACTGCCCCTGCTGCTCGGGCTCGGCGGCGTCGTCGGACTCGCGCTCGGTCTGCTGCTGTCCTGGGTGCGCCTCGTCTTCGACCCGGCCGTCCGCTCCACCCGCGAACTGGTCCGCTCGCTCGGCGCCCCGCTGCTGGGCACCCTCCCCAGGGAGCGCGGCTCCGCCGGCACGCTGCTCGCCATCGGCCGCAGCGGCAGCCGACTGGCCGAGGAGTACCGGGCGGTGGCGTTCCGGCTCGCCTACGACCCGTCGTTCGAGCAGCGCCGCCGGCTCCTGGTCACCGCCCCGCGCGGCGACAACTCCGCGGCTGCCGCCGCGGCGGTCAACCTGGCAGCCGCCTTCGCCGAGATGGGCCGCGACGTGCTCCTCGTCGAGGCCGATCTGCGCACCCCGGCACTGGCCCGCGACCTCGGCTCGGCCGTACAGGGCCGGCCCCGGTGGGCCGCCGAGGGCGACGACCGCACCTGGCCGTCGGACAGCCGCACCAATGTGGATGTGCCCGGCTCCGGCGCCTTCACCCTGATCGCGGGCCGCCGCGTCGACAATGTGCCGCGCGCCCTGACCTCGGCGCCCGTCAGCCGCATCGTCGCCGAGGCCGACCGCCCCGGCGCCGTGGTCATCGTGCTGGCCCCGCCCGTGCTGTCGTACGCCGACGCCGTCGCGCTGATCGACCGGGTCGAGGGCGTCGTCGTGGTCTGCGATCCCCGCGAGGTGCACCGCAGCGACCTGGAGCGGATCCGCGAGATCATCGGCGCGGCCGGAGGCTCCGTCCTCGGCACCCTGCTCCACCCGGGTCAGGGCCGCATCGAGCGCAGATCCCGCAAGAAGTCCAGCAGGCGCCGCAACGGCGGGGGGCGGCAGGGCACCGACGGCCAGGACGGCCGGGGCGGACCCGACGGTCCGGAACACACCGGCGACCCCACCGAAACGCTGGGCCTGCGCACCTTCGACACCCCCGCAGCCCGCAGGTGA
- a CDS encoding glycosyltransferase translates to MKILHVVTLHTPDHAFGGPTRVALNLSKVQRAHGDDARIMALGDGFGGGLPSEVEGVPAHLSQARHLLPMFEVSGITSGALLLAARRMMRGADVVHVHLMRDLVTLPAALLALALGRPLVVQTHGMVDPTEKRVAQLTDLLGVRKVLRRADAVLHLTEMERRDVNAVAAPVPLTRTVRLVNGVRPQTCKPARDPGRRPTVLFLARIQERKRPEDFVAAMPAVLAKYPDARFVLAGPDTGALPGTLELAARLGVSESLDHVGPLGHEEVLAAGREADVYVLPSIEEPLGVSVLEAMSVGTPVVITRTCGLAPDVAEAAAGRVIDSRVGEDEGNAQKVAQAILELLEPEANAEAGQAAWQLVNEHFTIEAVTQTLRRTYEDVVRRKAAAR, encoded by the coding sequence GTGAAAATCCTGCACGTCGTCACACTGCATACTCCGGACCATGCGTTCGGCGGTCCGACCCGGGTGGCGCTCAACCTGTCGAAGGTCCAGCGCGCCCATGGTGACGACGCCCGGATCATGGCCCTCGGTGACGGCTTCGGCGGCGGGCTGCCGAGCGAGGTCGAAGGCGTGCCCGCCCACCTCTCCCAGGCCCGCCACCTGCTGCCGATGTTCGAGGTCAGTGGCATCACCTCGGGCGCGCTGCTGCTGGCCGCCCGGCGGATGATGCGCGGCGCGGACGTCGTCCATGTGCATCTCATGCGCGACCTGGTGACGCTGCCGGCCGCACTTCTCGCGCTGGCTCTGGGGCGCCCGCTGGTCGTCCAGACGCACGGCATGGTGGACCCGACCGAGAAGCGCGTCGCTCAGCTGACCGATCTGCTGGGGGTACGGAAGGTGCTGCGGCGCGCCGACGCGGTGCTGCATCTGACGGAGATGGAGCGCCGCGATGTGAATGCCGTAGCCGCTCCGGTGCCGCTCACCCGGACCGTACGGCTGGTCAACGGTGTGCGGCCGCAGACGTGCAAGCCCGCCCGGGACCCCGGGCGGCGGCCGACGGTGCTCTTCCTGGCCCGGATCCAGGAGCGCAAGCGCCCGGAGGACTTCGTCGCCGCGATGCCCGCGGTTCTCGCGAAGTATCCGGACGCCAGGTTCGTGCTGGCAGGACCCGACACCGGAGCGCTCCCCGGAACGCTGGAACTGGCCGCGAGACTCGGCGTGTCGGAGTCCCTCGACCATGTGGGTCCGCTCGGCCACGAAGAGGTCCTTGCCGCCGGGCGGGAAGCCGATGTGTACGTACTGCCGTCGATCGAGGAACCCCTCGGGGTCTCCGTCCTCGAAGCGATGTCGGTCGGCACCCCCGTGGTCATCACCCGCACCTGCGGACTGGCCCCCGATGTCGCGGAGGCCGCGGCGGGCCGGGTGATCGACAGCCGGGTCGGCGAGGACGAGGGCAATGCCCAGAAGGTCGCGCAGGCGATCCTCGAACTCCTGGAGCCGGAGGCCAACGCCGAAGCGGGACAGGCTGCGTGGCAGCTGGTCAATGAGCACTTCACCATCGAGGCCGTGACGCAGACCCTCCGGCGGACCTACGAGGACGTGGTCCGCCGGAAGGCCGCAGCCCGCTGA
- a CDS encoding DUF6381 family protein — MSVAGETSGRAQQMREKAKHMTEAAERATDPEQRQRLEEKARKLQEQSEQLSNMSGETRPHK, encoded by the coding sequence ATGAGCGTTGCAGGCGAAACCAGTGGCCGAGCCCAGCAGATGCGCGAGAAGGCCAAGCACATGACCGAGGCCGCGGAGCGCGCCACCGACCCCGAGCAGCGTCAACGGCTCGAGGAGAAGGCTCGGAAGCTGCAGGAGCAGAGCGAGCAGCTCAGCAACATGAGCGGCGAGACGCGCCCGCACAAGTAG
- a CDS encoding DUF6296 family protein, translating into MDYPESYELVFQASAVEDDAVIVRRTAREGAGGYPIYEDETGIVRAEISDNGEVRMMASGGHQVLGSPLVRAVSEH; encoded by the coding sequence ATGGATTACCCGGAAAGTTACGAGCTGGTATTTCAAGCATCTGCCGTCGAGGACGACGCCGTGATTGTTCGGCGGACCGCGCGGGAGGGAGCCGGCGGTTACCCCATCTACGAGGACGAGACAGGCATCGTACGCGCGGAGATCAGCGACAACGGCGAGGTGCGGATGATGGCCAGTGGCGGCCACCAGGTGCTCGGCTCACCGCTGGTTCGTGCGGTCAGCGAACACTGA
- a CDS encoding TetR/AcrR family transcriptional regulator — MSGAEKKQAAGRRSMGRPRRLDPDTMVATARRILEEEGLDALSMRRVAKELGSTPMALYHYVRDKDELLMLTLSGTAGALPRPELPEDPRARLLAVSVHAHEVLSRIPWVLDVLALGELTDRDALWMVEEILDCAQRCGLSPARAVRACWTIWQYIYGDLIFRRAAARRAEHPPSRRYFPEMITEEDAEELPRLTEIKDRWRAYAADYTVADELDAIIEGLIIRGTRGSDEAALPP, encoded by the coding sequence GTGTCGGGTGCAGAGAAGAAGCAGGCGGCAGGCAGGCGGTCCATGGGACGGCCGCGCAGGCTGGACCCCGACACGATGGTCGCCACCGCGCGTCGCATCCTCGAGGAGGAGGGCCTGGACGCCCTGAGCATGAGACGGGTGGCGAAGGAGCTCGGCAGCACGCCGATGGCGCTCTACCACTACGTACGCGACAAGGACGAGCTGCTGATGCTCACCCTGTCCGGGACCGCGGGCGCCCTGCCGCGCCCCGAACTGCCCGAGGACCCGCGCGCGCGGCTGCTCGCGGTCTCTGTGCACGCGCATGAGGTCCTCAGCCGGATCCCGTGGGTGCTCGACGTCCTGGCGCTGGGCGAGCTCACAGACAGAGACGCCCTGTGGATGGTGGAGGAAATCCTCGACTGCGCCCAGAGGTGCGGTCTCTCCCCGGCCCGGGCGGTACGTGCCTGCTGGACGATATGGCAGTACATCTACGGCGACCTGATCTTCCGCAGGGCCGCCGCTCGCCGTGCGGAGCACCCGCCGAGCAGGCGCTACTTCCCCGAGATGATCACCGAGGAGGACGCGGAGGAGCTGCCGCGGCTCACCGAGATCAAGGACCGGTGGCGCGCCTACGCCGCCGACTACACGGTCGCCGACGAACTCGACGCGATCATCGAGGGGCTGATCATCCGAGGCACTCGGGGATCGGACGAGGCTGCGCTGCCGCCCTGA
- a CDS encoding CDP-alcohol phosphatidyltransferase family protein, whose translation MGSTGTVLRELRGAQKTAKGVSLYSRYVNRPAGRVLAAGAYRFGLTPNQVTLVSAAFTYAAIASVALVRPSWGLAAVVYAALVVGFAFDSADGQLARLTGRGGPDGEWLDHVVDCGKMILVHTAVLISFHRFFQLPGEGWLLLPLGFLFVAVLTFCAGLLREQLGKAAARPAPPGSATAPVSRVRAVALLPADYGVFCLVFLLLGDEVAFRVGYAVLAVVHALFLVAFLVKWFRELKALRAAG comes from the coding sequence ATGGGATCCACAGGCACGGTGCTGCGCGAGTTGCGCGGCGCACAGAAGACCGCCAAAGGTGTGTCGCTCTATTCGCGGTACGTGAACCGTCCGGCCGGGCGGGTCCTCGCGGCCGGCGCCTACCGATTTGGGCTGACGCCCAATCAAGTGACACTGGTCAGCGCTGCCTTCACCTACGCCGCCATCGCGTCGGTGGCGCTGGTCCGTCCGTCCTGGGGGCTCGCGGCCGTCGTGTACGCCGCTCTGGTGGTCGGCTTCGCCTTCGACTCGGCCGACGGGCAGCTCGCCAGGCTGACCGGGCGGGGCGGGCCCGACGGTGAGTGGCTGGACCATGTCGTGGACTGCGGCAAGATGATCCTCGTACACACCGCCGTTCTGATCTCGTTCCACCGGTTCTTCCAGCTGCCCGGCGAGGGCTGGCTGCTGCTGCCGCTGGGCTTCCTGTTCGTCGCCGTGCTGACCTTCTGTGCCGGTCTGCTGCGCGAACAGCTCGGCAAGGCCGCCGCCCGCCCCGCGCCGCCCGGCAGCGCCACGGCCCCGGTGTCCCGGGTGCGGGCCGTGGCGCTGCTTCCCGCGGACTACGGGGTGTTCTGCCTGGTGTTCCTGCTGCTCGGAGACGAGGTCGCGTTCCGTGTCGGCTATGCCGTACTCGCCGTCGTGCACGCGTTGTTCCTGGTGGCTTTCCTCGTCAAGTGGTTCAGGGAGCTGAAAGCGCTCCGGGCGGCGGGCTGA
- a CDS encoding glycosyltransferase family 2 protein: MSKLPIAVAIPTKNEGLNIAEAVKSVLGHFEAVVVVDSHSTDDTAKIAESCGAEVVTYTWDGGHPRKKQWCLENVRTDLDWILLLDGDERLSPGLLAELRQIFADPGAPKPAAYDIPLGYWFSGRRLRHGYTIRKRSLTDRTRCHYPEVGDLAAPGIGEVEGHYQPVAPTAGTLRNPIEHQDLDPVTAWFERHNRYSDWEAWLEHHPDVKEQVRKVKSRQGQLFHKAPFKPLVSFAYMYVYRRGFLDGRAGLDFALAMSFYRWQIALKSREGKVG; the protein is encoded by the coding sequence ATGAGCAAGCTGCCGATAGCCGTGGCGATCCCCACGAAGAACGAAGGCCTGAACATCGCCGAGGCGGTGAAATCGGTCCTCGGGCACTTCGAGGCGGTCGTCGTCGTCGACTCGCACAGCACGGACGACACGGCGAAGATCGCCGAGAGCTGCGGCGCCGAGGTGGTGACGTACACCTGGGACGGCGGCCACCCGAGGAAGAAGCAGTGGTGCCTGGAGAACGTCCGCACGGACCTGGACTGGATCCTGCTGCTCGACGGCGACGAGCGGCTCAGTCCCGGTCTGCTGGCCGAGCTTCGCCAGATCTTCGCCGATCCGGGTGCGCCGAAGCCTGCGGCGTACGACATACCGCTGGGCTACTGGTTCTCGGGCCGGCGGCTGCGCCACGGTTACACCATCCGCAAGCGGTCGCTGACCGACCGGACCCGGTGCCACTATCCGGAGGTCGGGGATCTCGCGGCGCCCGGCATCGGGGAGGTCGAGGGGCACTACCAGCCGGTGGCGCCGACGGCCGGCACGCTCCGCAATCCGATCGAGCACCAGGACCTCGACCCGGTCACGGCGTGGTTCGAGCGGCACAACCGCTACTCGGACTGGGAGGCGTGGTTGGAGCACCATCCGGACGTCAAGGAGCAGGTCAGGAAGGTGAAGTCACGCCAAGGGCAGCTGTTCCACAAGGCACCGTTCAAGCCTCTGGTGTCCTTCGCGTACATGTACGTGTACCGGCGGGGGTTCCTCGACGGACGGGCGGGCCTCGACTTCGCGCTGGCGATGAGCTTCTACCGGTGGCAGATCGCGCTCAAGTCCCGTGAGGGCAAGGTGGGGTGA
- a CDS encoding ribonuclease H family protein — protein sequence MNERIIAACDGASKGNPGPAAWAWVVADAQGSPERWEAGPLGTATNNIAELTALQELLESTDPGAEIEVRMDSQYAMNAVTKWLPGWKRNGWKTSAGKPVANRDLVARIDALLSGRTVNFVYVPAHQVDGDPLNALADQAASEAAVAQRAAGSAHGSPLPTPAPARASGGRTGGTAAKKTDGTARPARTGGTIRARFAGRCHCGKPYAAKDMIAKNPNGWGHPECRTAPA from the coding sequence ATGAACGAGCGCATCATCGCCGCGTGTGACGGGGCATCGAAGGGTAATCCGGGGCCTGCGGCCTGGGCATGGGTCGTGGCCGATGCGCAGGGGAGCCCTGAGCGTTGGGAGGCGGGGCCGCTGGGCACCGCCACCAACAACATCGCCGAACTCACCGCGCTCCAGGAGCTGCTGGAGTCCACCGACCCGGGCGCGGAGATCGAGGTCCGGATGGATTCGCAGTACGCCATGAACGCGGTCACGAAGTGGCTGCCGGGGTGGAAGCGCAACGGGTGGAAGACCTCGGCCGGCAAACCCGTGGCCAACCGCGATCTGGTGGCCCGCATCGACGCGTTGCTCAGCGGCCGGACCGTGAACTTCGTCTACGTGCCCGCCCACCAGGTGGACGGAGACCCGCTCAACGCCCTTGCCGACCAGGCGGCCAGCGAGGCCGCCGTCGCGCAGCGGGCGGCCGGTTCCGCACATGGCTCCCCGCTGCCGACCCCCGCCCCTGCCCGGGCGTCCGGGGGCCGGACCGGCGGTACCGCGGCGAAGAAGACGGACGGTACGGCACGCCCCGCGCGCACCGGGGGCACCATCCGGGCCAGGTTCGCGGGGCGCTGCCACTGCGGAAAGCCCTACGCGGCCAAGGACATGATTGCCAAGAACCCGAACGGCTGGGGCCACCCCGAGTGCCGTACCGCGCCCGCCTGA
- a CDS encoding glycosyltransferase has translation MSDADHHKPFEGRRLLVVSTNYAPELTGIGPYAAQLAEHWAASGAETHVLTGMPHYPSWRTEAEYRGVWRTVESRAGVAVHRRRHYVPPRQTALRRGAFEATVLAHGLLAPPGSRPDAVISQMPSLAGGVIGARLARRHRVPYIPVVQDLMGAAAAQSGIRGGDRAAAVAARAERYALRAAALVGVIHESFFPRVTAYGVDPSRIRLVPNWTHVQSPSADRAATRARLGWREGTPIVLHSGNMGLKQGLEVLVDAARLAPEVRIVLMGDGNQREALRTRAAGLPNLDFLPPAGADEFTDVLAAADVLAVTQRASVLDMSVPSKLTSYFVSGRPVVASVADEGGTAQEVRRSGAGVLVAPEDPGALLAAVRKLVDGPAEADTLGARGPEYVARHLSREAGLARFDALLTEVLADAQGRPHR, from the coding sequence ATGTCCGATGCTGATCATCACAAGCCGTTCGAGGGCCGTAGGCTCCTCGTGGTCTCGACCAACTACGCGCCGGAACTGACCGGAATCGGTCCCTACGCTGCCCAGCTCGCCGAGCACTGGGCCGCGTCCGGGGCCGAGACCCATGTGCTGACCGGCATGCCGCACTACCCGTCCTGGCGCACGGAGGCCGAGTACCGGGGCGTGTGGCGGACCGTGGAGAGCCGCGCGGGTGTTGCCGTCCACCGGCGAAGGCACTATGTGCCGCCCCGTCAGACCGCCCTGCGCAGAGGAGCCTTCGAAGCGACAGTCCTCGCCCACGGCCTGCTGGCACCACCGGGGTCACGGCCCGACGCGGTGATCTCGCAGATGCCGAGCCTTGCCGGCGGTGTCATCGGTGCCCGGCTGGCCCGCCGCCACCGGGTCCCCTACATACCCGTCGTGCAGGACCTGATGGGCGCCGCGGCCGCGCAGAGCGGCATCCGCGGCGGGGACCGGGCAGCGGCCGTCGCCGCCAGGGCCGAACGGTACGCGCTCCGTGCCGCCGCCCTCGTCGGCGTCATTCACGAGAGCTTCTTCCCCCGCGTCACCGCCTACGGCGTGGACCCGTCCCGTATCCGGCTCGTCCCCAACTGGACCCATGTGCAGAGCCCTTCGGCCGATCGGGCCGCCACCCGCGCCCGGCTCGGCTGGCGCGAGGGGACACCGATCGTGCTGCACTCCGGGAACATGGGCCTCAAACAGGGCCTGGAAGTCCTCGTGGACGCGGCCAGGCTGGCCCCGGAGGTACGCATCGTCCTGATGGGCGACGGCAACCAGCGCGAGGCGCTGCGCACGCGCGCAGCGGGCCTGCCCAACCTCGACTTCCTGCCGCCCGCCGGTGCCGACGAGTTCACCGACGTGCTCGCCGCCGCGGACGTGCTCGCCGTGACGCAGCGCGCGTCCGTGCTCGACATGAGCGTCCCGTCCAAACTCACCTCGTACTTCGTCTCCGGCCGACCCGTCGTCGCCTCGGTGGCCGACGAGGGAGGTACCGCCCAGGAGGTGCGCCGCTCCGGCGCCGGAGTCCTCGTCGCACCCGAGGACCCCGGCGCGCTGCTGGCAGCCGTAAGGAAGCTTGTCGACGGGCCGGCCGAGGCGGACACGCTCGGCGCCCGTGGACCGGAGTACGTCGCACGTCACCTCAGCCGCGAAGCGGGCCTCGCCCGGTTCGACGCCCTGCTCACCGAGGTCCTCGCGGACGCGCAAGGGAGACCACACCGATGA
- a CDS encoding adenylyltransferase/cytidyltransferase family protein, whose translation MVHRVGYAPGVYDLFHVGHLNILRHARSQCDYLVAGVVSDEMAALAKGHKPVIPLPERLEIVRSVRYVDAAFVETVPDKVETWQQVRFDVIFKGDDWRGTEKGKRLERDFAEVGVEVVYFPYTVHTSSTQLRRALDTLVSPPPGALSAP comes from the coding sequence ATGGTGCACAGGGTCGGCTACGCGCCGGGGGTCTACGACCTGTTCCATGTAGGACACCTGAACATCCTGCGGCACGCCCGCAGCCAGTGCGACTACCTGGTGGCAGGGGTCGTCTCGGACGAGATGGCCGCGCTCGCCAAAGGCCACAAGCCGGTGATTCCACTGCCGGAGCGGCTGGAGATCGTCCGCAGCGTGCGCTACGTGGACGCGGCGTTCGTCGAGACCGTGCCCGACAAGGTCGAGACGTGGCAGCAGGTCAGGTTCGACGTCATCTTCAAGGGGGACGACTGGCGGGGCACGGAGAAGGGGAAACGGCTCGAGCGCGACTTCGCCGAAGTCGGCGTGGAGGTCGTCTACTTCCCGTACACCGTGCACACGTCCAGTACCCAGCTGCGCCGGGCACTGGACACGCTCGTCAGCCCGCCGCCCGGAGCGCTTTCAGCTCCCTGA
- a CDS encoding low temperature requirement protein A: MSTRQPPAQRHASWIELFFDLVVVAGVLQLSHLLHDSPTVADLGLYVVLYLAFWIAWACFTVYGNVEGSRAWTPGFLLGMFGLAVMVAAVPGIRTDHALAFAIAYVFLRWLSGRLWRPGQVVVDWPLAQVGGGTLPWILSLWVDAPLRYWLWALGLAFDLLIMLTASGSRMLRDAQERVQRVVRKRGHSDRLPVIEAAYSDVPHMVERLGLFVIIVLGEGVVRITSAAADTVWDVPMAGVATGSFVLLVALWSMSLLHGSGGVPKLGPDDLPVRVTLTLHCVTTCTIAVLAAGLGLAIAHPHGPAPDEARWLLCAGLAVYFGVGVLAAAVADAPWEQTLAWALPCLLLTLALAGFAGHFGAVGLVWGLAAAVVWQIGCVSDAGARLRVRTHA; the protein is encoded by the coding sequence ATGAGTACACGTCAGCCGCCCGCCCAGCGGCATGCCTCCTGGATCGAGCTCTTCTTCGACCTGGTCGTCGTCGCTGGTGTCCTCCAGCTCTCGCACCTGTTGCACGACAGCCCGACAGTCGCCGACCTCGGCCTGTACGTAGTGCTCTATCTCGCTTTCTGGATCGCGTGGGCCTGCTTCACCGTCTACGGGAACGTCGAGGGAAGCCGAGCCTGGACGCCCGGCTTCCTGCTGGGGATGTTCGGGCTGGCCGTCATGGTCGCGGCCGTTCCCGGTATCCGTACCGACCACGCCCTGGCGTTCGCGATCGCGTACGTCTTTCTGCGCTGGCTGTCCGGCCGGCTCTGGCGGCCCGGACAGGTCGTGGTGGACTGGCCGCTCGCCCAGGTGGGCGGCGGGACGCTGCCCTGGATCCTCTCGCTGTGGGTGGATGCCCCGCTGCGGTACTGGCTGTGGGCTCTCGGCCTCGCGTTCGACCTGCTGATCATGCTCACCGCCTCGGGCAGCCGCATGCTCCGAGACGCGCAGGAACGGGTGCAGCGCGTCGTCAGGAAGCGAGGGCACTCCGATCGGCTGCCGGTCATCGAGGCGGCCTACTCAGACGTGCCGCACATGGTGGAGCGGCTGGGCCTCTTCGTCATCATCGTGCTGGGCGAGGGGGTCGTCCGGATCACCTCGGCAGCTGCGGACACCGTCTGGGACGTACCCATGGCCGGCGTCGCGACCGGTTCATTCGTGCTGCTCGTCGCGCTGTGGAGCATGTCACTGCTGCACGGCTCCGGCGGCGTGCCGAAGCTCGGCCCGGACGACCTACCGGTGCGGGTCACCCTGACGCTGCACTGTGTGACAACCTGCACGATCGCTGTCCTGGCCGCAGGACTGGGGCTGGCCATCGCGCATCCGCACGGCCCCGCCCCGGACGAGGCCCGCTGGCTGCTGTGCGCGGGCCTTGCCGTGTACTTCGGTGTCGGAGTGCTGGCCGCGGCGGTGGCCGATGCGCCATGGGAGCAGACCCTCGCCTGGGCGCTGCCCTGCCTGCTGCTGACGCTCGCGCTCGCCGGATTCGCCGGCCACTTCGGTGCGGTGGGGCTGGTCTGGGGACTGGCCGCAGCGGTGGTCTGGCAGATCGGATGCGTGTCGGATGCGGGTGCCCGACTGCGCGTGCGGACCCACGCCTGA